One Littorina saxatilis isolate snail1 linkage group LG12, US_GU_Lsax_2.0, whole genome shotgun sequence genomic region harbors:
- the LOC138983321 gene encoding lactosylceramide 1,3-N-acetyl-beta-D-glucosaminyltransferase A-like produces MARMLRKSCLFTRSCRTAVKRCVAVVAVVCVIKLVTLLPIYLVTKHRLFNSFFGKDSVNSFTITTGDSVGNWKDITDFDWRPNLSKVQQLLAYLNMTADEARESLPLTLESRLLLSNDSVCGPADDDPVDLLFLVHTAPLNFQRRLQMRGSVMGQEHFRPFKVRVVFLLGEVGNSSLQAALDYEHVLYRDTVQGDFQDSYRNLSHKGVMGFRWVTRHCPQARYVVKLDDDVFFDTYKMLLRYRGIFEGQKRTIFCNVWVRDSMPVYREDKWAVEERLFQGLDRFPFDYCSGLAVVITGDLVPALYRAAFFTPVFWIDDIYLFGMLPWVAGDVTMMDLGYRSQYVAMNTTYALSCMKELQSECSVLATNCYTTDDWENMWNLTNNLHVAKGWRVPYLRVN; encoded by the exons ATGGCTCGCATGTTACGCAAG TCGTGTCTTTTCACCAGATCGTGCAGAACTGCGGTAAAAAGATGCGTGGCTGTGGTGGCTGTCGTCTGCGTCATCAAGCTGGTCACCCTCCTGCCCATCTACCTCGTGACCAAGCACCGCCTCTTCAACTCCTTCTTCGGCAAAGACAGCGTCAACAGCTTCACCATCACCACCGGCGACAGCGTTGGAAACTGGAAGGATATCACTGACTTCGACTGGCGACCCAACCTCAGCAAAGTTCAGCAGCTTCTCGCGTATCTTAACATGACTGCCGATGAGGCGAGAGAGAGCTTACCTCTGACCCTCGAGAGTCGTCTGTTGCTAAGCAACGACAGTGTCTGTGGACCAGCTGACGATGACCCGGTggacttgttgtttttggtgcACACGGCCCCGCTCAACTTCCAGCGACGTCTGCAGATGAGAGGCAGTGTCATGGGTCAGGAACATTTTCGTCCCTTCAAG GTGCGCGTGGTGTTCCTGCTGGGCGAGGTGGGCAACAGCAGTCTGCAGGCCGCCCTGGATTACGAGCACGTGCTGTACCGCGACACCGTGCAGGGCGACTTCCAAGACTCCTACCGCAACCTGTCGCACAAGGGCGTGATGGGGTTCCGCTGGGTCACGCGCCACTGCCCCCAGGCTCGCTACGTCGTCAAGTTGGACGACGACGTCTTCTTCGACACGTACAAGATGCTGCTCCGGTACCGAGGCATCTTCGAGGGCCAGAAGCGCACCATCTTCTGCAACGTGTGGGTCCGCGATAGCATGCCGGTGTACCGCGAGGACAAGTGGGCGGTGGAGGAGCGGCTGTTCCAGGGTCTGGACCGCTTCCCCTTTGACTACTGCAGCGGGCTGGCTGTGGTCATCACCGGGGACCTCGTGCCCGCCCTGTACCGCGCCGCCTTCTTCACCCCCGTCTTCTGGATCGACGACATCTACCTCTTCGGCATGCTTCCCTGGGTGGCCGGTGACGTCACCATGATGGACCTGGGCTACCGAAGTCAGTACGTCGCCATGAACACCACATACGCCTTGTCGTGCATGAAGGAGCTGCAGAGCGAGTGTTCCGTGCTCGCCACCAATTGCTACACCACGGACGACTGGGAGAACATGTGGAACCTCACCAACAACCTGCACGTCGCGAAGGGATGGAGGGTGCCCTACCTCAGAGTGAACTAG